One genomic window of Bactrocera dorsalis isolate Fly_Bdor chromosome 4, ASM2337382v1, whole genome shotgun sequence includes the following:
- the LOC105234277 gene encoding uncharacterized protein LOC105234277, with protein MGCTASNFSYDTSDSSYGKGMPVRSTPHKRNFSSRVDCTASTLSTEHSSSSSNTSERYSSASTWSSCSTPPPPRSCSTPTKKKQVQQKRPAFLKLCRKDMPKALARLTLSDKQKQQQETSPPVQHKRITEHSIGYFTGSTDDLDSSCSSFSYNDLLLHTKDMSPSSDMSSTCKQSQSDSDSDSVTSSEHSGSLPVSNLKMEILMMRENVQLMPKTSSPFCTRRDLSSCSSEVSYVNIAPPSDTYCLWRQYLQDAPAYSFGNVTAIPEAIAGQFSPDDHPAYTELQNFECVSAPKRYRVHPKKGKHTAPSVPLAAVVPVCGVTRAIISTEL; from the coding sequence ATGGGTTGCACAGCGAGCAATTTTTCATACGACACCAGCGACAGTAGTTATGGCAAAGGTATGCCCGTCCGCTCAACACCGCATAAACGTAACTTTAGCAGCCGCGTCGACTGTACCGCCAGCACTCTCTCTACGGAGCacagcagtagcagcagcaatACATCGGAACGTTATAGCAGTGCGAGTACGTGGAGCAGTTGCAGCACGCCACCcccaccaagaagctgctccaCACcgaccaaaaagaaacaagttcAACAAAAGCGCCCAGCTTTCTTGAAGCTCTGCCGCAAGGACATGCCGAAAGCGCTGGCGCGCCTAACGCTCAGcgacaaacaaaagcaacaacaagagaCATCGCCACCAGTGCAACATAAACGCATAACGGAACATTCAATTGGCTACTTCACCGGCTCCACTGATGATTTGGATAGCAGTTGCAGCAGTTTCAGTTATAATGATCTCCTATTACACACAAAGGACATGAGTCCATCAAGTGATATGAGCAGTACTTGTAAACAGAGTCAGAGTGATAGTGATAGTGACAGTGTCACCTCATCCGAGCACAGTGGCAGTCTACCCGTTTCGAATTTAAAAATGGAGATCTTAATGATGCGCGAGAATGTGCAATTAATGCCGAAAACTTCGTCGCCATTTTGTACACGCCGCGACTTGTCTTCGTGCAGCAGCGAAGTGAGTTATGTCAACATTGCGCCGCCCTCGGATACTTATTGCCTGTGGCGCCAATATCTACAGGACGCACCAGCCTACTCATTTGGCAATGTCACCGCCATACCCGAAGCCATTGCCGGCCAATTTAGTCCAGATGATCATCCTGCTTATACCGAACTGCAGAATTTTGAATGTGTCAGTGCGCCGAAACGTTATCGTGTACATCCCAAAAAGGGCAAGCACACCGCGCCTAGTGTTCCACTAGCTGCGGTAGTGCCGGTTTGTGGCGTCACACGCGCCATCATTTCGACCGAACTGTGA